A genomic region of Prionailurus viverrinus isolate Anna chromosome D4, UM_Priviv_1.0, whole genome shotgun sequence contains the following coding sequences:
- the DNAJB5 gene encoding dnaJ homolog subfamily B member 5 isoform X3: MAKKERNKETSAGPVAVMGKDYYKILGIPSGANEDEIKKAYRKMALKYHPDKNKEPNAEEKFKEIAEAYDVLSDPKKRGLYDQYGEEGLKTGGGSSGGSSGSFHYTFHGDPHATFASFFGGSNPFDIFFASSRSTRPFSGFDPDDMDVDEDEDPFGAFGRFGFNGLSRGPRRAPEPLYPRRKVQDPPVVHELRVSLEEIYHGSTKRMKITRRRLNPDGRTVRTEDKILHIVIKRGWKEGTKITFPKEGDATPDNIPADIVFVLKDKPHAHFRRDGTNVLYSALISLKEALCGCTVNIPTIDGRVIPLPCNDVIKPGTVKRLRGEGLPFPKVPTQRGDLIVEFKVRFPDRLTPQTRQILKQHLPCS, translated from the exons atggcaaagaaagagag AAACAAGGAGACAAGTGCCGGTCCAGTGGCTGTGATGGGAAAGGATTATTACAAGATTCTTGGGATCCCATCGGGAGCCAACGAGGATGAGATCAAGAAAGCCTACCGGAAGATGGCCTTGAAGTACCACCCAGACAAGAACAAAGAACCCAATGCTGAGGAGAAGTTTAAGGAGATTGCAGAGGCCTACGACGTGCTGAGTGACCCTAAGAAACGAGGCCTGTATGACCAGTATGGGGAGGAAG GCCTGAAGACCGGCGGTGGTTCATCAGGTGGCTCCAGTGGCTCCTTTCACTACACCTTTCACGGGGACCCCCACGCCACCTTTGCCTCCTTCTTTGGTGGCTCCAACCCCTTCGATATCTTCTTTGCCAGCAGCCGTTCCACTAGACCCTTCAGTGGCTTTGACCCAGATGACATGGATGTGGATGAAGATGAGGATCCATTTGGCGCCTTTGGCCGCTTTGGCTTCAATGGGCTGAGTAGGGGCCCAAGGCGGGCCCCCGAACCACTATACCCTCGGCGCAAGGTGCAGGACCCACCTGTGGTACATGAGCTGCGGGTGTCCCTGGAGGAGATCTACCACGGCTCCACCAAGCGCATGAAGATCACAAGGCGGCGCCTCAACCCTGATGGGCGAACTGTGCGTACTGAGGACAAGATCCTGCACATTGTCATCAAGCGTGGCTGGAAGGAAGGCACCAAGATCACCTTCCCCAAAGAAGGTGATGCCACACCTGACAACATCCCTGCTGACATCGTCTTTGTGCTCAAAGACAAGCCCCACGCACACTTCCGTCGAGATGGCACCAATGTGCTCTACAGTGCCCTGATCAGCCTCAAGGAG GCGCTGTGTGGCTGCACTGTGAACATTCCCACTATTGATGGCCGGGTGATCCCATTACCCTGCAATGACGTCATCAAGCCAGGCACCGTGAAGAGACTCCGTGGGGAGGGCCTTCCTTTCCCCAAGGTGCCCACCCAGCGAGGAGACCTCATTGTCGAGTTCAAAGTTCGCTTCCCAGACAGATTAACACCACAGACACGACAGATCCTTAAGCAGCACCTACCCTGTTCCTAg
- the DNAJB5 gene encoding dnaJ homolog subfamily B member 5 isoform X4, which translates to MGKDYYKILGIPSGANEDEIKKAYRKMALKYHPDKNKEPNAEEKFKEIAEAYDVLSDPKKRGLYDQYGEEGLKTGGGSSGGSSGSFHYTFHGDPHATFASFFGGSNPFDIFFASSRSTRPFSGFDPDDMDVDEDEDPFGAFGRFGFNGLSRGPRRAPEPLYPRRKVQDPPVVHELRVSLEEIYHGSTKRMKITRRRLNPDGRTVRTEDKILHIVIKRGWKEGTKITFPKEGDATPDNIPADIVFVLKDKPHAHFRRDGTNVLYSALISLKEALCGCTVNIPTIDGRVIPLPCNDVIKPGTVKRLRGEGLPFPKVPTQRGDLIVEFKVRFPDRLTPQTRQILKQHLPCS; encoded by the exons ATGGGAAAGGATTATTACAAGATTCTTGGGATCCCATCGGGAGCCAACGAGGATGAGATCAAGAAAGCCTACCGGAAGATGGCCTTGAAGTACCACCCAGACAAGAACAAAGAACCCAATGCTGAGGAGAAGTTTAAGGAGATTGCAGAGGCCTACGACGTGCTGAGTGACCCTAAGAAACGAGGCCTGTATGACCAGTATGGGGAGGAAG GCCTGAAGACCGGCGGTGGTTCATCAGGTGGCTCCAGTGGCTCCTTTCACTACACCTTTCACGGGGACCCCCACGCCACCTTTGCCTCCTTCTTTGGTGGCTCCAACCCCTTCGATATCTTCTTTGCCAGCAGCCGTTCCACTAGACCCTTCAGTGGCTTTGACCCAGATGACATGGATGTGGATGAAGATGAGGATCCATTTGGCGCCTTTGGCCGCTTTGGCTTCAATGGGCTGAGTAGGGGCCCAAGGCGGGCCCCCGAACCACTATACCCTCGGCGCAAGGTGCAGGACCCACCTGTGGTACATGAGCTGCGGGTGTCCCTGGAGGAGATCTACCACGGCTCCACCAAGCGCATGAAGATCACAAGGCGGCGCCTCAACCCTGATGGGCGAACTGTGCGTACTGAGGACAAGATCCTGCACATTGTCATCAAGCGTGGCTGGAAGGAAGGCACCAAGATCACCTTCCCCAAAGAAGGTGATGCCACACCTGACAACATCCCTGCTGACATCGTCTTTGTGCTCAAAGACAAGCCCCACGCACACTTCCGTCGAGATGGCACCAATGTGCTCTACAGTGCCCTGATCAGCCTCAAGGAG GCGCTGTGTGGCTGCACTGTGAACATTCCCACTATTGATGGCCGGGTGATCCCATTACCCTGCAATGACGTCATCAAGCCAGGCACCGTGAAGAGACTCCGTGGGGAGGGCCTTCCTTTCCCCAAGGTGCCCACCCAGCGAGGAGACCTCATTGTCGAGTTCAAAGTTCGCTTCCCAGACAGATTAACACCACAGACACGACAGATCCTTAAGCAGCACCTACCCTGTTCCTAg
- the DNAJB5 gene encoding dnaJ homolog subfamily B member 5 isoform X2 → MFKIQLEPLKLRAWTLNGFVKFRNKETSAGPVAVMGKDYYKILGIPSGANEDEIKKAYRKMALKYHPDKNKEPNAEEKFKEIAEAYDVLSDPKKRGLYDQYGEEGLKTGGGSSGGSSGSFHYTFHGDPHATFASFFGGSNPFDIFFASSRSTRPFSGFDPDDMDVDEDEDPFGAFGRFGFNGLSRGPRRAPEPLYPRRKVQDPPVVHELRVSLEEIYHGSTKRMKITRRRLNPDGRTVRTEDKILHIVIKRGWKEGTKITFPKEGDATPDNIPADIVFVLKDKPHAHFRRDGTNVLYSALISLKEALCGCTVNIPTIDGRVIPLPCNDVIKPGTVKRLRGEGLPFPKVPTQRGDLIVEFKVRFPDRLTPQTRQILKQHLPCS, encoded by the exons ATGTTTAAAATTCAGCTGGAGCCCTTAAAACTTCGAGCGTGGACGCTGAATGGGTTTGTAAAGTTCCG AAACAAGGAGACAAGTGCCGGTCCAGTGGCTGTGATGGGAAAGGATTATTACAAGATTCTTGGGATCCCATCGGGAGCCAACGAGGATGAGATCAAGAAAGCCTACCGGAAGATGGCCTTGAAGTACCACCCAGACAAGAACAAAGAACCCAATGCTGAGGAGAAGTTTAAGGAGATTGCAGAGGCCTACGACGTGCTGAGTGACCCTAAGAAACGAGGCCTGTATGACCAGTATGGGGAGGAAG GCCTGAAGACCGGCGGTGGTTCATCAGGTGGCTCCAGTGGCTCCTTTCACTACACCTTTCACGGGGACCCCCACGCCACCTTTGCCTCCTTCTTTGGTGGCTCCAACCCCTTCGATATCTTCTTTGCCAGCAGCCGTTCCACTAGACCCTTCAGTGGCTTTGACCCAGATGACATGGATGTGGATGAAGATGAGGATCCATTTGGCGCCTTTGGCCGCTTTGGCTTCAATGGGCTGAGTAGGGGCCCAAGGCGGGCCCCCGAACCACTATACCCTCGGCGCAAGGTGCAGGACCCACCTGTGGTACATGAGCTGCGGGTGTCCCTGGAGGAGATCTACCACGGCTCCACCAAGCGCATGAAGATCACAAGGCGGCGCCTCAACCCTGATGGGCGAACTGTGCGTACTGAGGACAAGATCCTGCACATTGTCATCAAGCGTGGCTGGAAGGAAGGCACCAAGATCACCTTCCCCAAAGAAGGTGATGCCACACCTGACAACATCCCTGCTGACATCGTCTTTGTGCTCAAAGACAAGCCCCACGCACACTTCCGTCGAGATGGCACCAATGTGCTCTACAGTGCCCTGATCAGCCTCAAGGAG GCGCTGTGTGGCTGCACTGTGAACATTCCCACTATTGATGGCCGGGTGATCCCATTACCCTGCAATGACGTCATCAAGCCAGGCACCGTGAAGAGACTCCGTGGGGAGGGCCTTCCTTTCCCCAAGGTGCCCACCCAGCGAGGAGACCTCATTGTCGAGTTCAAAGTTCGCTTCCCAGACAGATTAACACCACAGACACGACAGATCCTTAAGCAGCACCTACCCTGTTCCTAg
- the DNAJB5 gene encoding dnaJ homolog subfamily B member 5 isoform X1, with protein MFKRTVLSCPSPAAPPLQARGAFRSFPHFWGEDFLASLMFKIQLEPLKLRAWTLNGFVKFRNKETSAGPVAVMGKDYYKILGIPSGANEDEIKKAYRKMALKYHPDKNKEPNAEEKFKEIAEAYDVLSDPKKRGLYDQYGEEGLKTGGGSSGGSSGSFHYTFHGDPHATFASFFGGSNPFDIFFASSRSTRPFSGFDPDDMDVDEDEDPFGAFGRFGFNGLSRGPRRAPEPLYPRRKVQDPPVVHELRVSLEEIYHGSTKRMKITRRRLNPDGRTVRTEDKILHIVIKRGWKEGTKITFPKEGDATPDNIPADIVFVLKDKPHAHFRRDGTNVLYSALISLKEALCGCTVNIPTIDGRVIPLPCNDVIKPGTVKRLRGEGLPFPKVPTQRGDLIVEFKVRFPDRLTPQTRQILKQHLPCS; from the exons atgTTTAAGCGCACAGTGCTCTCCTGCCCATCCCCAGCAGCACCCCCACTACAGGCCCGAGGAGCTTTCCGGAGCTTCCCACACTTCTGGGGAGAAGACTTCTTAGCCAGCTTGATGTTTAAAATTCAGCTGGAGCCCTTAAAACTTCGAGCGTGGACGCTGAATGGGTTTGTAAAGTTCCG AAACAAGGAGACAAGTGCCGGTCCAGTGGCTGTGATGGGAAAGGATTATTACAAGATTCTTGGGATCCCATCGGGAGCCAACGAGGATGAGATCAAGAAAGCCTACCGGAAGATGGCCTTGAAGTACCACCCAGACAAGAACAAAGAACCCAATGCTGAGGAGAAGTTTAAGGAGATTGCAGAGGCCTACGACGTGCTGAGTGACCCTAAGAAACGAGGCCTGTATGACCAGTATGGGGAGGAAG GCCTGAAGACCGGCGGTGGTTCATCAGGTGGCTCCAGTGGCTCCTTTCACTACACCTTTCACGGGGACCCCCACGCCACCTTTGCCTCCTTCTTTGGTGGCTCCAACCCCTTCGATATCTTCTTTGCCAGCAGCCGTTCCACTAGACCCTTCAGTGGCTTTGACCCAGATGACATGGATGTGGATGAAGATGAGGATCCATTTGGCGCCTTTGGCCGCTTTGGCTTCAATGGGCTGAGTAGGGGCCCAAGGCGGGCCCCCGAACCACTATACCCTCGGCGCAAGGTGCAGGACCCACCTGTGGTACATGAGCTGCGGGTGTCCCTGGAGGAGATCTACCACGGCTCCACCAAGCGCATGAAGATCACAAGGCGGCGCCTCAACCCTGATGGGCGAACTGTGCGTACTGAGGACAAGATCCTGCACATTGTCATCAAGCGTGGCTGGAAGGAAGGCACCAAGATCACCTTCCCCAAAGAAGGTGATGCCACACCTGACAACATCCCTGCTGACATCGTCTTTGTGCTCAAAGACAAGCCCCACGCACACTTCCGTCGAGATGGCACCAATGTGCTCTACAGTGCCCTGATCAGCCTCAAGGAG GCGCTGTGTGGCTGCACTGTGAACATTCCCACTATTGATGGCCGGGTGATCCCATTACCCTGCAATGACGTCATCAAGCCAGGCACCGTGAAGAGACTCCGTGGGGAGGGCCTTCCTTTCCCCAAGGTGCCCACCCAGCGAGGAGACCTCATTGTCGAGTTCAAAGTTCGCTTCCCAGACAGATTAACACCACAGACACGACAGATCCTTAAGCAGCACCTACCCTGTTCCTAg
- the PHF24 gene encoding PHD finger protein 24 isoform X2, with translation MGVEWSLRSLTGLIVSRPLRSSALPGSWMMTSLLISAWSPENMICTRVFHDGCLRRMGYIQGDSAAEVTETAHTETGWSCHYCDNLNLLLTEEEMYSLTETFQQCKVIPDCSLTLEDFLRYRHQAAKRGDSDRALSEEQEEQAARQFAALDPEHRGHIEWPDFLSHESLLLLQQLRPQNSLLRLLTVKERERARAIFLARGSGNTISEAECRGAQHSWFCKRLAEAPSCSVSISHVGPIADSSPASSSSKSQDKALLPTEQESRFVDWPTFLQENVVYILAARPNSAAIHLKPPG, from the exons ATGGGCGTGGAGTGGAGCCTGAGGAGTTTGACAGGACTAATCGTTTCACGCCCCCTGCGTTCATCCGCCCTACCCGGAAGCTGGATGATGACAAGCCTCCTGATATCTGCTTGGAGCCCAGAGAACAT GATCTGCACCAGGGTTTTCCATGATGGCTGCCTGCGCCGCATGGGCTACATCCAAGGAGATAGTGCAGCGGAGGTGACCGAGACAGCCCACACAGAAACCGGCTGGAGCTGCCACTACTGT gACAACCTCAACTTGCTGCTAACTGAGGAGGAAATGTACAGCCTCACAGAGACCTTTCAGCAGTGTAAAGTCATCCCTG ATTGCTCCCTGACACTGGAGGACTTCCTGCGCTACCGCCACCAAGCAGCAAAGCGGGGGGACAGTGACAGGGCTCTAAGCGAGGAGCAAGAAGAGCAGGCAGCCCGCCAGTTTGCAGCCCTGGACCCTGAACATCGAGGACACATAGAGTGGCCTGACTTCTTGTCCCATGAGTCCCTCCTGCTTCTGCAGCAATTGCGTCCCCAG AACTCTCTGTTAAGGCTTCTGACAGTCAAGGAGCGGGAGCGAGCCCGGGCCATCTTCCTGGCACGGGGCAGTGGGAACACTATCAGTGAGGCAGAATGCCGCGGAGCCCAGCATTCTTGGTTCTGCAAACGCCTTGCAGAGGCTCCATCCTGCAGTGTCAG TATCAGCCATGTGGGTCCCATAGCAGATAGTAGCccagccagcagcagcagcaagagtCAGGACAAGGCTCTGCTGCCAACAGAACAGGAGTCCAG ATTTGTGGATTGGCCTACCTTCCTGCAGGAAAATGTTGTCTACATCTTGGCCGCTCGCCCCAACAGTGCAGCAATTCATCTGAAACCCCCAGGATAG
- the PHF24 gene encoding PHD finger protein 24 isoform X1, translating to MGVLMSKRQTVEQVQKVSLAVSAFKDGLRDRPSIRRTGELPGSRRGTVEGSVQEVQEEKEAEASTPVLQEESSVNRAAWERLRDGRGVEPEEFDRTNRFTPPAFIRPTRKLDDDKPPDICLEPREHVVNDEMCDVCEVWTAESLFPCRICTRVFHDGCLRRMGYIQGDSAAEVTETAHTETGWSCHYCDNLNLLLTEEEMYSLTETFQQCKVIPDCSLTLEDFLRYRHQAAKRGDSDRALSEEQEEQAARQFAALDPEHRGHIEWPDFLSHESLLLLQQLRPQNSLLRLLTVKERERARAIFLARGSGNTISEAECRGAQHSWFCKRLAEAPSCSVSISHVGPIADSSPASSSSKSQDKALLPTEQESRFVDWPTFLQENVVYILAARPNSAAIHLKPPG from the exons ATGGGGGTGTTGATGTCCAAGCGGCAGACAGTGGAGCAGGTGCAGAAGGTGAGCTTGGCTGTGTCTGCCTTCAAGGATGGGCTACGGGACAGGCCTTCCATCCGACGCACCggtgagcttccagggtcccGCCGTGGCACCGTAGAGGGCTCTGTCCAGGAGGTacaggaggagaaagaagcagaggCAAGCACTCCAGTGCTCCAAGAAGAGAGCAGTGTCAACCGTGCAGCCTGGGAGAGGCTCCGAGATGGGCGTGGAGTGGAGCCTGAGGAGTTTGACAGGACTAATCGTTTCACGCCCCCTGCGTTCATCCGCCCTACCCGGAAGCTGGATGATGACAAGCCTCCTGATATCTGCTTGGAGCCCAGAGAACAT GTTGTCAATGATGAGATGTGTGATGTCTGTGAGGTCTGGACAGCTGAGAGCCTCTTCCCATGCAGGATCTGCACCAGGGTTTTCCATGATGGCTGCCTGCGCCGCATGGGCTACATCCAAGGAGATAGTGCAGCGGAGGTGACCGAGACAGCCCACACAGAAACCGGCTGGAGCTGCCACTACTGT gACAACCTCAACTTGCTGCTAACTGAGGAGGAAATGTACAGCCTCACAGAGACCTTTCAGCAGTGTAAAGTCATCCCTG ATTGCTCCCTGACACTGGAGGACTTCCTGCGCTACCGCCACCAAGCAGCAAAGCGGGGGGACAGTGACAGGGCTCTAAGCGAGGAGCAAGAAGAGCAGGCAGCCCGCCAGTTTGCAGCCCTGGACCCTGAACATCGAGGACACATAGAGTGGCCTGACTTCTTGTCCCATGAGTCCCTCCTGCTTCTGCAGCAATTGCGTCCCCAG AACTCTCTGTTAAGGCTTCTGACAGTCAAGGAGCGGGAGCGAGCCCGGGCCATCTTCCTGGCACGGGGCAGTGGGAACACTATCAGTGAGGCAGAATGCCGCGGAGCCCAGCATTCTTGGTTCTGCAAACGCCTTGCAGAGGCTCCATCCTGCAGTGTCAG TATCAGCCATGTGGGTCCCATAGCAGATAGTAGCccagccagcagcagcagcaagagtCAGGACAAGGCTCTGCTGCCAACAGAACAGGAGTCCAG ATTTGTGGATTGGCCTACCTTCCTGCAGGAAAATGTTGTCTACATCTTGGCCGCTCGCCCCAACAGTGCAGCAATTCATCTGAAACCCCCAGGATAG